GATTTCTCCCTTCTAATCCACCAAGCCCACGAGGGCCCCGATCAGGTAGGTAACGGACATCGTCACGACTCCGGAAATTACGTTGCGGAGCACGGCTTTAAAGCGGTTGGCTTTACTCAAAAGAGCGGCAAGATAGCCGGTAATGGCGAGGGCGATAATCACGGCTACGAAGGTGGTTACGATGTGCCAGTTGGCGGATCCGATGAAGATAGAAATTAACGGAAGGAGTGATCCTAGCGGAAAGGAAATCAAGGATGCAATTGCTGCCGCATAGGGACTGGTAAACTTACTCGGGTCAAAGGCGTAGCGTTCCCGCACGACGGTCGTTAAGGCATCATCGTTCATCATTTCACTGGTAGCCTTGTGGGCGAGGGTCTGATTCATGCCCGTTTGCCGGTACTTATTCTCGACGTAGTTGAACTGGGCTTGATAATCAGTGTCCAGCGCCGTTTTGACGGTCGCAATCGCTTGGCGTTCAGAGTCCTTTTGACTGTTCACCGATACGTATTCTCCCATTGACATGGAAACCGTGCCGGCTAACATCCCAGCTAATCCTGAGATCAGGATCGCCCAGTTACTGGTCGAAGCGCCAGCCACTCCAAGCACAATTCCAGCAATGGAGAGAATTCCATCGTTAGCGCCCATCACGCTCGCCCGGAGCACGTTAATCTTTTGGGCAAGTGAAAACTGCTTTTTTTGCTTTACCATGTATTCCTCAGTCCTTTATAAAGTTTATAATTTTATAACAGATATATTTTAACTCGTTTGCCTAGATTAGTAAAGGGCTAAATAAAAAAACCTTCCGCAGTAATGCGCAAGGTTTAGTGAAATGGTGCTTATAGGATTTTTCTGTTAGTCGGGTATAAGACCAAGTTTAACTGATGATCTTGGTATTGACCCAGGTAAACCTGTTTCAGAGAGACGTGTTGTTCATTCAGTAACTGTTTGATTTCTTCTGGATCTAAGTTGAACCGTTTCATGGCTGGCAAGTCAACCTGACCGTCAGTAATTAAGGGGTAGTTTTGGGATTCGTCATCGTCAAAGGTAGTAATGGTTAACTGTCCGTTTTGTTCCAGCGTGGCGTTTTTGACGTTGCTAAAGTCATTGACCCCGTTGCTCCGGAGCTTAAAGGACAGCTCGTTGGCGTTAATTCCATTTTTTAGAGCCCGTTTAACGTTTACTTTTCCGTTATCAATTAAGACCTGCGGGGCTCCGTTGATAACGGTATCCAGTATATTACTTTGACTGGTTAGGTACTTAATGGCGAAGACGATAATTGACCAGATTAGCAGGATGGCGACGAACTGGAGCACGGTAATCTGAGAATTATAGATGACACCTCCGATAATTCCCCCCAGAATATAGTTTTGTAACTGGTCGAGGGCGTTTGATGGGGCCAGGTTTCCTTTCCCCGACAGGTTAATCTGCAAGACAATCATAATTAATCCGACGATGAATTTGAGGGCGACAGAGGCATAGTCAATCCCGTTGCTACTATTGTTACCCCAGAATTTAAACTGCCCCTTATAGACGTAACTGGGCTTGTTCACCAATTTGGTTTCTTGAATACTATAGTTGGTTTTGTCGTTATTCATGTGGACCAAGTAGAAGTGCTTGCCCAGTTTAATGGTCATGCCGTCACTTAGAACGTTACTGCTGGAATAAACCTGGTCCAGCGGTACGTGCTTTTGTTTTGCCAACGTTTTTAGAACCTGGACGGTTTGTCCCGTTTGACTATCGCTACTGCGCTGGTTGTTAAAGCGGCTGACCTGCATGACAATTACGAGGGCTCCGACGAGCGAAACCAAAATAAAGAGGTTCCGGAACCGAAAGTCATTTTGATTGCGGTAATAAAAGTAACCGGTGATTAACATGATGGCAGCCACAAAAACGATTAGACCGATGTAAAAGTAGTTGACAGCGCTGAAATTATTAATCAGGTACTGATAAGAATAAAGGTTCAAAACGTTCACCTCTGTAATTAAGTTTAGTTTGGTTATACTGCTACTTTAACCTAATTGCGTGGTAAAAAAAAGCCCATTGCGAACCGCAACGGACAAATTGATAAATTATTTTTGTTCAGCTTTTTCTTTGGCTTGACATTCGGAACAAACCCCGTGAATTTCTACGTTCGTAACCTTCGGATCAAAGCCCTTCTCCTTAGCTAAGTCCATGAAGTGTTCGTTAATCTTGTCAAACTCGGGATCATCAATGTCGATAATCTTGTTGCACCGGTCGCAAGTAGCGTGGAGGTGCGGGTGGTCAAAGAAGTCGTACCGGTAACCACCATCGGAACTTGGCATTTCGATGATGAGGTTTAGCTTCTTGAATAAACGGAGGTTGTTATAAACCGTGGCCATACTGAGGTTCGGGAAGGTTTTTTCCAAGATATGGAAAATCGTTTCCACGGACGGATGGTCATCCGTTTCAATCATGTACTTCAAAATAATTTGTCGTTGTGGCGTAATGCGAACGTTGTTCTCCTTTAAACGTTCCATTGCCTGATCATAACGCTTGTCTGTCATTTGAATGACACCTCTTTCTTAAAACTTAAAAATAATGGAAAACCACGAAACCTAATTATATCATAGTCGGTTACTAGACCAGATTTCAAGTAATAACGTTTATAAATTTTTCGGTGTTTGCCAAAAATGTTGTAATTGTTGTTGTAACTCAGCTTGATTGTGCACGAGGTGCGTGGCTCGCCAGGTTGCCGGAAACCAGCGTTGGTAGCGGGGTTCCGTAAACCGACGATCTAACAATAAAATCACGCCTCGATCCTGTAAACTGCGAATCACCCGGCCGGCTGCTTGAAACACGTGATTTAAGCCTGGCAACTGGTAGGCAAAGGCGAAACCCTGTCCATTTTGTTGGTCAAAGTAATCGCGAATCAGGTTCGTTTCGGAGTTGAGTCCCGGTAACCCGACTCCAACGATGGCCGTCCCAATTAGCCGGTCCCCGACTAAATCAATGCCTTCCGAAAAAATTCCCCCTAACAGGGCAAAGCCCAAGATAGGGTGTGTTTCTGGCTGGTTGAACGCTGCTAAAAATTGCTCACGCTCGGCCGTGTTCATATTCGAAGTTTGTTTTTGGACTGCTTGTTCTGGATATCGGGCGCGATAGGCCTGATAAATCTGGTCCAGATATGCGTTCGAGGGCGCAAAAACAAGGTAGTTGCCACGTTTACTCGTGACTAAGTTGTGAATACTGGCGACAATTGGTGCTAAACTATTGGTTCTTTGATTATAAGTTGTATCAATGTAAGTTGCAATCAATATATTTTGGGAATTAGGAGAAAATGGAGATGGTAGCTGATATTTTAATCCATCTGGCTCATTACCTAAGACCCGTTGGTAGTATGTGAGAGGTGATAAAGTAGCCGAAAAGAGAACGGAACCGCGCCCTAGTTCTAGTTGTTCTTTAATGAACGGACTCGCATCCATGCAGAAGAGACGGACGGTACTTTTTCCGTCCTGGAGTAACACTCGGAAGCGAAAATTATCCCCAAAGAGTTCGTTAATCTTGCTGTAGGTTAAGCAGGCAAAGAAAAACTGCCGGACGGCCTCGACTTCCGGACCGGTCGGCTGTTTGGCCAACCACTGTCTGATCCGTTCGCTGAGTTTGCCGACGGCCTGGGTAAATGGTTCGTCTGGTGCGACTAAATCCAGCTCGGTTTGGTGCGGTGGCAATTCATCCTGAAGCCGCTGAAACTGCTGGGACAATTCCTGTAAGCGACGCCGGAGGGCTCGGTTTTGCATGTTGCGTGGTAAGTCATTCAGAAGGACCTCGCAATCAATTTGGCTCAGGCTAGTTGAATACATTTCCCGAGCCCGGTCTACTAGGTTGTGAGCTTCGTCAACTAAAAAGAAGTTCCCCTGATTTTCCACCGCAAAGAAGCGTTGCAAGTGGACCACGGGATCAAACAAGTAGTTGTAGTCGCCCACAATCACGTCGCAAAACAGGCTGACGTCTAAGGAAAATTCAAACGGATCCAAGGTATACTGACGAGCGTAGGTTTGGATGAGGTCTTTTGAGAGGTGCCGTCCTTCCGTGAGGATGGCTTTGAGGGCTGGCTTTAAGCGGTCGTAGTAGCCCTGAAAGTAAGGATTATTTTCCGGTTCGACGTCTACCTCTTCGGGAAACTGAATTTGTTCCTTCGCTGTCAATGTAATACTTTGGATCCGTAATCCGTGCTCGCGGAGTTGCGCCAGCGCCGCTTCTGCGACCCGCCTGGTGCTTTGCTTGGCCGTGAAGTAGAAGACTCGTTCGACCTGGTCGGTAGCAAAGGCTTTGATTGCTGGAAAGAGGGTCGAGATCGTCTTGCCAGTGCCAGTCGGAGCCTCTAATAAAAGGTGTTTCCCCAGGATGGCTGATTTGTAGACGGCAGCGGCTAGTTTGCGTTGCCCTTTACGATATGTAGGGAAGGGAAAGTCCATTTGAGCTGCGGTTTGCACCCGATCCCGAGCTAAACTTTCCTGTAAGGCGAGCCAATCTTCGTATTCACTGACGACTTGTTCAAAGAAGGCAAGTGCTGTTGTCCGCGTAATGAGTTGGTGCTCCGTCGTCTGAATTTCGTCTGGAGTTTGAACGTAGGTGAGCGTGAGTTTGACCTCGTGAACTTCTGGCTGTTCTCGCATTAACAAGGCCGCGTAGAGTTTCGCCTGCCCCCAATACAGGATGAGTTGGTTCTCGGGCAGGAAATCCCAAGCGGTGTCCGAGGTTTTAATCTCCTCAATTTCAACTTGATTATCATGAACGATTAGGCCATCGGCCCGACCGTGAATCAGCACCGGCCGTCGGTTGAGCTCAACCTCTGTTTGTAGCGTGGC
This genomic stretch from Fructilactobacillus carniphilus harbors:
- a CDS encoding ATP-dependent DNA helicase encodes the protein MQKIGVRELVGFILRSGDLNSSLSSFNTPQAGTRIHKRLQHHRGPDYQAEATLQTEVELNRRPVLIHGRADGLIVHDNQVEIEEIKTSDTAWDFLPENQLILYWGQAKLYAALLMREQPEVHEVKLTLTYVQTPDEIQTTEHQLITRTTALAFFEQVVSEYEDWLALQESLARDRVQTAAQMDFPFPTYRKGQRKLAAAVYKSAILGKHLLLEAPTGTGKTISTLFPAIKAFATDQVERVFYFTAKQSTRRVAEAALAQLREHGLRIQSITLTAKEQIQFPEEVDVEPENNPYFQGYYDRLKPALKAILTEGRHLSKDLIQTYARQYTLDPFEFSLDVSLFCDVIVGDYNYLFDPVVHLQRFFAVENQGNFFLVDEAHNLVDRAREMYSTSLSQIDCEVLLNDLPRNMQNRALRRRLQELSQQFQRLQDELPPHQTELDLVAPDEPFTQAVGKLSERIRQWLAKQPTGPEVEAVRQFFFACLTYSKINELFGDNFRFRVLLQDGKSTVRLFCMDASPFIKEQLELGRGSVLFSATLSPLTYYQRVLGNEPDGLKYQLPSPFSPNSQNILIATYIDTTYNQRTNSLAPIVASIHNLVTSKRGNYLVFAPSNAYLDQIYQAYRARYPEQAVQKQTSNMNTAEREQFLAAFNQPETHPILGFALLGGIFSEGIDLVGDRLIGTAIVGVGLPGLNSETNLIRDYFDQQNGQGFAFAYQLPGLNHVFQAAGRVIRSLQDRGVILLLDRRFTEPRYQRWFPATWRATHLVHNQAELQQQLQHFWQTPKNL
- a CDS encoding Fur family transcriptional regulator, whose translation is MTDKRYDQAMERLKENNVRITPQRQIILKYMIETDDHPSVETIFHILEKTFPNLSMATVYNNLRLFKKLNLIIEMPSSDGGYRYDFFDHPHLHATCDRCNKIIDIDDPEFDKINEHFMDLAKEKGFDPKVTNVEIHGVCSECQAKEKAEQK
- a CDS encoding VIT1/CCC1 transporter family protein, encoding MVKQKKQFSLAQKINVLRASVMGANDGILSIAGIVLGVAGASTSNWAILISGLAGMLAGTVSMSMGEYVSVNSQKDSERQAIATVKTALDTDYQAQFNYVENKYRQTGMNQTLAHKATSEMMNDDALTTVVRERYAFDPSKFTSPYAAAIASLISFPLGSLLPLISIFIGSANWHIVTTFVAVIIALAITGYLAALLSKANRFKAVLRNVISGVVTMSVTYLIGALVGLVD
- a CDS encoding DUF3290 family protein; translated protein: MNLYSYQYLINNFSAVNYFYIGLIVFVAAIMLITGYFYYRNQNDFRFRNLFILVSLVGALVIVMQVSRFNNQRSSDSQTGQTVQVLKTLAKQKHVPLDQVYSSSNVLSDGMTIKLGKHFYLVHMNNDKTNYSIQETKLVNKPSYVYKGQFKFWGNNSSNGIDYASVALKFIVGLIMIVLQINLSGKGNLAPSNALDQLQNYILGGIIGGVIYNSQITVLQFVAILLIWSIIVFAIKYLTSQSNILDTVINGAPQVLIDNGKVNVKRALKNGINANELSFKLRSNGVNDFSNVKNATLEQNGQLTITTFDDDESQNYPLITDGQVDLPAMKRFNLDPEEIKQLLNEQHVSLKQVYLGQYQDHQLNLVLYPTNRKIL